From the Castor canadensis chromosome 9, mCasCan1.hap1v2, whole genome shotgun sequence genome, one window contains:
- the Fga gene encoding fibrinogen alpha chain: protein MFSVRIACLLLTVVGTVWTSDTGEGDFLAEGGGVRGPRIVERQQSACKEGDWPFCADEDWTHKCPSGCRMKGLIGEINQDFTNRINKLKNSLFDFQKNNKDSNSLTRNIMEILRGDFARANNNDNTYNQVSEDLRSRIEILRRKVIEKVQHIQLLQKNVRAQLIDMKRLEVDIDIKIRSCKGSCSRALVHEVNLRDYEDQQKQLEQVIAKDLLPSRDNQYLPVIKMSPIPDLVPGDFKSKLPTAPPEWKALAEMQQMRMELERPGREGTLQGGSATYGLGSETDSRRKPSPGGTGHRNPESPGTGTVGSQSPGVSGTDGTGHWNPGTTGSGHSGSWTPINSGPGSFRPDSPRYGSTRPMNPNWGEFEEVSGSVSPASTREHHTGKLVSSKADRELLIGNEKVTSTGTTTTRRSCSKTVTKTVIGPDGHKEVTKEVVQSEDGTDCGEAIDLGAFQDLSSRGKLDEFAHHHSSVFYDAFSGGKTPPFPGLSSPVVSSKTQSMGSDSEFLTEGRDTSSHSFGVPDYSTGKTSTHRKLITSSATYNSGGSTFESKSYKMADEARSEANNEDHTIKRGHARSRPARDCDDVLQTHPSGAQSGIFNIKLPGSSKIFSVYCDQETSLGGWLLIQQRMDGSLNFNRTWQDYKRGFGSLNEKGQGEFWLGNDYLHLLTLRGSVLRVELEDWAGIMAYAEYHFRVSSEAEGYALEVSSYKGTAGDALMEGSVEEGTEYTSHNGLKFSTFDRDTDQWEENCAEVYGGGWWYNNCQAANLNGIYYPGGTYDPRNNSPYEIENGVVWIPFRGADYSLRAVRMKIRPLVTQ from the exons ATGTTTTCTGTGAGgatcgcctgcctgctgctgacTGTGGTTGGCACTGTATGG ACTTCAGATACGGGTGAAGGCGACTTTTTAGCAGAAGGAGGAGGGGTACGTGGTCCAAGAATTGTGGAGAGACAGCAGTCTGCATGCAAAGAGGGGGACTGGCCCTTCTGTGCTGATGAAGACTGG ACCCACAAATGCCCTTCCGGCTGCAGGATGAAAGGGTTGATTGGTGAAATCAATCAAGATTTTACAAACCGAATAAATAAGCTCAAAAATTCACTGTTTGATTTTCAAAAGAACAATAAGGATTCGAACTCATTGACCAGGAATATAATGGAGATTTTGAGAGGGGACTTTGCCAGGGCCAATA ACAATGATAATACATATAACCAAGTGTCGGAAGATCTGAGGAGCAGAATTGAGATTCTGAGACGCAAAGTCATAGAGAAAGTGCAGCACATCCAACTTCTGCAGAAAAACGTCAGGGCTCAGCTGATAGATATGAAACGTCTGGAG GTGGACATTGACATTAAGATCCGATCTTGCAAAGGGTCATGCAGTAGGGCTTTAGTTCATGAGGTCAACCTGAGAGACTATGAAGATCAGCAGAAGCAGCTTGAACAGGTCATTGCTAAAGACTTACTTCCCTCTAGAGATAATCAATACTTACCAGTCATAAAAATGAGTCCAATTCCAGACTTGGTTCCTGGAGATTTCAAGAGCAAGCTTCCGACGGCCCCTCCAGAGTGGAAAGCATTGGCAGAAATGCAGCAGATGAGAATGGAGCTAGAGCGACCTGGGAGAGAGGGAACTCTCCAAGGAGGCTCTGCAACTTATGGACTAGGATCAGAAACAGACAGCCGCAGGAAGCCTAGTCCTGGTGGTACTGGACATCGGAATCCTGAGAGCCCTGGAACTGGAACTGTTGGAAGTCAGAGCCCTGGGGTCTCTGGAACTGATGGTACTGGACACTGGAATCCTGGGACCACTGGTTCTGGTCATAGTGGAAGCTGGACTCCTATAAACTCTGGACCTGGAAGCTTTAGACCAGACAGCCCGAGGTATGGGAGTACCAGGCCTATGAACCCAAACTGGGGTGAATTTGAAGAGGTATCAGGCAGTGTAAGCCCAGCCTCAACGAGAGAGCATCACACAGGTAAACTGGTCTCTTCTAAAGCAGATAGAGAGCTCCTGATTGGCAATGAGAAAGTAACCTCTACTGGCACAACCACCACACGTCGTTCATGCTCCAAAACTGTCACTAAGACAGTGATAGGCCCTGATGGACACAAAGAAGTGACCAAAGAAGTGGTACAGTCTGAAGATGGCACTGACTGTGGTGAGGCCATTGACTTAGGAGCCTTTCAAGATTTAAGTTCCCGTGGCAAACTGGATGAATTTGCCCATCACCACTCTTCTGTTTTCTATGATGCTTTCTCTGGTGGGAAAACACCACCATTCCCAGGTTTATCTTCACCTGTGGTCAGCAGTAAGACCCAGTCCATGGGTTCAGACTCTGAATTCCTCACAGAAGGAAGGGACACCAGCTCTCATTCCTTTGGTGTACCTGACTACTCCACTGGTAAAACTTCAACTCACAGAAAACTTATAACCAGTAGCGCAACTTACAATTCAGGGGGTTCCACATTTGAAAGCAAGAGCTATAAAATGGCAGATGAGGCCAGAAGTGAGGCCAATAATGAAGATCATACCATCAAGAGAGGCCATGCTAGATCTCGCCCTGCCAGAG actgtGATGATGTCCTCCAAACACATCCTTCAGGTGCCCAAAGTGGCATTTTCAATATCAAGCTACCGGGATCCAGTaagattttttctgtttattgtgatCAAGAGACCAGTTTGGGAGGATGGCTTTTGATCCAGCAAAGAATGGATGGATCACTGAATTTTAACCGGACCTGGCAAGACTACAAGAGAGGTTTCGGCAGCCTGAATGAGAAGGGCCAAGGAGAATTCTGGCTAGGCAATGACTATCTCCACTTACTCACTCTGAGGGGCTCTGTCCTTAGGGTGGAGTTAGAGGACTGGGCTGGGATCATGGCTTATGCAGAGTATCACTTCCGGGTCAGCTCTGAGGCTGAAGGTTATGCCCTGGaggtctcttcttataagggcactgCAGGAGATGCTCTGATGGAGGGCTCTGTGGAGGAAGGGACAGAGTACACGTCTCACAATGGCCTGAAGTTCAGCACCTTTGACAGGGACACAGACCAGTGGGAAGAGAACTGTGCAGAGGTCTATGGAGGAGGCTGGTGGTACAACAACTGCCAGGCAGCCAATCTCAATGGCATCTACTACCCCGGGGGCACCTATGACCCCAGGAACAACAGCCCTTATGAGATTGAGAATGGCGTGGTCTGGATCCCCTTTAGAGGAGCAGATTATTCCCTTAGGGCTGTTCGCATGAAAATCAGGCCCCTGGTGACCCAGTAG